The following coding sequences are from one Phycisphaeraceae bacterium window:
- a CDS encoding thioredoxin family protein has protein sequence MVMTASTMLELGTAAPDFTLADTDGSLVTKRDFEGQPLLVMFICNHCPFVKHIAKQLKALGDDYGPKGVGIVAISASDAQAFPDDSPEKIRDEKAARGYPFPYLYDEDQAVAKAYTAACTPDLFLFDAEHKLAYRGQLDDSRPKRIESGVYDFDTDPSTGKDLRAALDAVLAGKKPAVKQVPSIGCNIKWKPGNEPAYFQG, from the coding sequence ATGGTGATGACGGCTTCAACGATGCTTGAACTTGGCACGGCCGCACCGGACTTTACGCTGGCAGATACCGATGGATCGCTGGTGACCAAGCGTGATTTTGAGGGTCAGCCGTTGCTGGTGATGTTCATCTGCAACCACTGCCCGTTTGTGAAGCACATCGCCAAACAGCTCAAGGCACTAGGGGACGACTACGGGCCAAAGGGCGTGGGGATCGTGGCGATCAGCGCCAGCGACGCTCAAGCGTTCCCGGATGATTCGCCTGAAAAAATCAGGGACGAAAAGGCGGCTCGGGGATACCCGTTCCCTTACCTGTACGACGAGGATCAGGCCGTGGCCAAGGCCTACACCGCCGCTTGCACACCCGACCTGTTCTTGTTCGATGCCGAGCACAAGCTGGCGTACCGGGGACAGTTGGATGACTCACGCCCCAAACGGATCGAATCGGGCGTGTACGACTTCGACACCGACCCGAGCACCGGCAAGGACCTCCGAGCGGCCCTGGACGCGGTGCTCGCCGGGAAGAAGCCCGCAGTAAAGCAGGTGCCGTCGATCGGCTGCAACATCAAATGGAAGCCGGGCAACGAGCCAGCGTATTTCCAGGGCTGA
- a CDS encoding ankyrin repeat domain-containing protein produces the protein MVRPADLFAAIHANDLDAARALIQANPKALHTHVATSRDWGDELCLPLHAGVEHSSPEMVTLLLELGAVPDSRTRYQTPLHARRTAVHLAARRGDPAILERLLNNAGDPEVRDADSRAPLTEAAAHDHPETLNLLLQHKINPDPVDLTGRTPLHHAIRAGSIACTDLLLAAGVKVDHPCPKEPEAFTPLHRAVTLWSDDPETCVTITQALLRATANPKLADPRDDLTPLDRAKQKQADALVDLLESSG, from the coding sequence ATGGTCCGACCCGCTGACCTGTTCGCCGCCATCCACGCCAACGACCTCGATGCCGCCCGAGCCCTTATCCAGGCCAACCCCAAGGCCCTGCACACCCACGTCGCGACCTCGCGTGACTGGGGCGACGAGCTGTGCCTGCCCCTGCATGCCGGCGTAGAACACAGCAGCCCCGAGATGGTGACGCTGCTGCTCGAACTTGGCGCCGTCCCTGACAGTCGGACGCGTTATCAGACCCCGCTCCACGCCCGTCGGACCGCCGTGCACCTCGCCGCCCGCCGCGGCGACCCGGCCATCCTGGAACGCCTGCTGAATAACGCTGGCGATCCTGAGGTCCGTGACGCCGACAGCCGTGCCCCGCTCACCGAAGCCGCCGCCCACGACCACCCCGAGACCCTCAACCTGCTCCTCCAGCACAAGATCAATCCTGATCCTGTCGATCTCACCGGACGCACGCCTCTCCATCACGCCATCCGCGCCGGCTCGATCGCCTGCACCGATCTTCTTCTCGCCGCTGGTGTGAAGGTTGATCACCCCTGCCCCAAAGAGCCCGAAGCTTTCACGCCGCTTCACCGAGCCGTCACGCTCTGGAGCGATGACCCCGAGACCTGCGTGACCATCACCCAAGCTCTTCTGAGAGCAACCGCGAACCCAAAACTCGCCGATCCCCGAGACGACCTCACACCGCTTGATCGGGCGAAACAAAAACAGGCCGACGCCCTTGTCGACCTGCTTGAGTCATCAGGTTGA
- a CDS encoding glycosyltransferase — protein MPADVAGSSRASAASDSKESEGRRGRRAEPFLLECAWEVCNQVGGIYTVLRSKVPSMVSRWSNRYCLIGPYLPDKSQVEFEPRPLIGAFGQAVKALNEAGIEAHFGRWLVTGRPNVVLINHLSVFRYLYDVKARMWRDHHIPTPSDSEEINNVVAFGEGVRVFLQLLAQQESERRPMVAHFHEWQAGTAIPMLRQEQWPGAVVFTTHATRLGRVLAMQHPEFYGQMSLLDSDAEAKRYNLESQHGIEKAAAHGSHVFTTVSDITGDECRYLLGRSPDVLLPNGLNIQRFAALHEFQNLHAAYKDKIHEFTIGHFFPSYSFDLDTTLYFFTSGRYEYRNKGMDVTIEALARLNHRLRASGSPVTVVFFIITKAPVRSINVQTLETRSMLSEFHDVADAIKDQVGKGLVLAAAEGRVPDLNELVDEYWRLRLRRALHAWRRHHPPPIVTHDLLDDQTDDVLNQLRGCRLFNHQNDPVKVIYHPAFITTSNPLFGMDYEQFVRGCHLGVFPSYYEPWGYTPLESIALGVPALTSDLSGFGSYLMQLMADHEEKGVSIVERRYRDFNATADQIAEQMFRMCQLSRRERITLRNSVESFSEHFDWHNLGRRYHEAHALALDRVG, from the coding sequence ATGCCTGCAGATGTAGCCGGTTCTTCGCGTGCGAGCGCGGCGTCGGATTCAAAGGAGTCGGAGGGTCGTCGCGGCCGTCGGGCTGAGCCGTTTTTACTCGAGTGCGCATGGGAGGTGTGCAATCAGGTCGGAGGGATCTACACGGTGCTGCGCTCGAAGGTGCCGAGCATGGTCAGCCGGTGGAGCAATCGCTACTGCCTCATCGGGCCGTATCTGCCGGACAAGTCACAGGTGGAGTTCGAGCCGCGGCCGCTGATCGGAGCGTTCGGCCAGGCGGTCAAGGCGCTCAATGAGGCAGGCATCGAGGCACACTTCGGGCGGTGGCTGGTGACCGGGCGGCCGAATGTGGTGCTGATCAATCATCTGTCGGTGTTTCGGTATCTCTACGACGTCAAGGCACGGATGTGGCGCGACCACCATATCCCGACGCCCAGTGACAGCGAAGAGATCAACAACGTCGTGGCGTTCGGCGAGGGCGTGCGCGTGTTCCTCCAACTGCTGGCCCAGCAGGAATCGGAGAGGCGCCCGATGGTGGCCCATTTTCACGAGTGGCAAGCGGGGACTGCAATCCCGATGCTGCGGCAGGAGCAGTGGCCGGGGGCAGTCGTATTCACCACCCATGCGACGCGTCTCGGACGCGTACTGGCCATGCAACATCCTGAGTTCTATGGGCAGATGTCGCTGCTCGACTCGGATGCAGAGGCCAAACGCTACAACCTCGAATCCCAGCACGGGATCGAGAAGGCAGCGGCCCACGGTTCGCATGTGTTCACCACGGTCTCGGACATCACGGGGGATGAGTGCCGGTATCTGCTGGGCCGATCGCCGGACGTGCTGCTGCCGAATGGATTGAACATCCAGCGATTCGCGGCATTGCACGAGTTCCAGAACCTGCACGCCGCCTATAAGGACAAGATCCACGAGTTCACGATCGGGCACTTCTTCCCGTCGTACTCGTTTGATCTCGACACGACGCTCTACTTCTTCACCTCCGGGCGATACGAGTACCGCAACAAAGGGATGGACGTCACGATCGAGGCCTTGGCCCGGCTCAATCACCGGCTGCGGGCGAGCGGGTCGCCGGTGACCGTCGTCTTCTTCATCATCACCAAGGCGCCGGTGCGATCGATCAACGTGCAGACGCTCGAGACCCGTTCGATGCTCAGCGAGTTCCACGATGTCGCCGACGCCATCAAGGACCAGGTCGGCAAGGGACTCGTGCTCGCGGCGGCCGAGGGGCGTGTGCCGGACCTCAACGAGCTGGTGGATGAGTATTGGCGGCTGAGGCTTAGGCGTGCGCTACACGCCTGGCGCAGGCATCACCCCCCGCCGATTGTGACCCACGACCTGCTGGACGACCAGACCGATGACGTGCTCAATCAGCTCCGCGGCTGCCGGCTGTTTAATCACCAGAACGACCCGGTCAAGGTGATCTATCACCCGGCGTTTATCACCACCAGCAACCCGCTTTTCGGCATGGATTACGAGCAGTTCGTGCGCGGATGCCACCTCGGCGTCTTCCCGTCGTACTACGAACCGTGGGGCTACACGCCCCTGGAGTCGATCGCACTCGGCGTGCCGGCGTTGACCTCGGACCTGTCAGGCTTCGGGTCGTATCTGATGCAGCTCATGGCAGACCACGAGGAAAAAGGCGTGTCGATCGTCGAGCGTCGATACCGCGACTTCAACGCCACCGCCGACCAGATCGCCGAGCAGATGTTCCGGATGTGCCAACTCTCACGCCGTGAACGGATCACCCTAAGGAACTCGGTCGAGTCCTTCTCCGAACACTTCGACTGGCACAACCTCGGCCGGCGCTACCACGAAGCCCACGCCCTGGCGCTGGATCGGGTGGGCTGA
- a CDS encoding NAD-dependent epimerase/dehydratase family protein has product MSDTPQLIQAASRYADRLAGRRILITGGAGFIGSHLVDSILAAGGSVTVLDDLSTGDRANLRTSSERYRFVEGSILDDKVLADAAASCDAVAHLAALGSVPQSVAEPLRYHRVNEHGTLCVLEAARAAGLRRVLLASSAAIYGNSPELPKHEGMPPDPASPYAANKAAGEAMLKAWARSYPPLDTVNLRFFNIFGPGQNANSAYAAAIAAFASRLTRGEAPTIFGDGEQSRDFCDVANVAHAVILGLTHPDALDGQSLNIATGEAITVNRLATGMIQRFGLDLEPRYAPERAGDVKHSRASIDRARQVLGYEPLVDFDTGLARTCAWYIEQANAATA; this is encoded by the coding sequence ATGAGTGACACGCCCCAACTCATCCAGGCCGCCTCCCGGTACGCCGATCGCCTTGCCGGACGACGCATCCTCATCACGGGCGGCGCTGGGTTTATCGGGTCTCACCTGGTCGATTCCATTCTCGCCGCTGGTGGGTCCGTCACCGTCCTCGATGATCTATCCACAGGCGACCGCGCGAACCTCCGCACTTCTTCCGAGCGCTACCGCTTTGTCGAGGGCTCGATTCTGGATGACAAGGTTCTTGCCGATGCTGCGGCGAGCTGCGACGCCGTCGCCCACCTCGCCGCGCTTGGATCGGTGCCCCAGTCTGTCGCTGAGCCCTTGCGTTACCACCGGGTCAACGAGCACGGCACGCTGTGCGTTCTCGAAGCCGCCCGCGCGGCCGGCCTCCGACGGGTGCTCCTTGCGTCGAGTGCCGCGATCTACGGCAACAGTCCCGAACTTCCCAAGCACGAGGGGATGCCGCCTGACCCGGCGAGCCCGTATGCGGCCAACAAAGCGGCTGGCGAAGCCATGCTCAAAGCCTGGGCTCGCTCGTACCCGCCACTCGATACCGTCAATCTCCGCTTCTTCAACATCTTCGGACCCGGGCAGAACGCGAACTCCGCTTACGCCGCGGCCATTGCCGCCTTTGCGTCACGACTCACGCGCGGCGAAGCGCCCACCATCTTTGGCGACGGCGAGCAGTCCCGCGATTTTTGCGATGTCGCTAACGTCGCCCACGCTGTCATCCTCGGGTTGACCCATCCCGACGCCCTGGACGGCCAGAGCCTCAACATCGCTACCGGCGAGGCCATCACGGTCAACCGACTCGCCACGGGGATGATCCAGCGGTTCGGCCTCGACCTCGAACCCCGCTACGCCCCCGAACGTGCGGGCGACGTCAAGCACTCGCGCGCTTCGATTGACCGGGCTCGACAAGTTCTCGGTTACGAACCGCTGGTCGATTTCGACACCGGGCTTGCGCGCACTTGTGCGTGGTATATCGAACAGGCCAACGCCGCGACGGCGTGA
- a CDS encoding rhodanese-like domain-containing protein: MTDPAAEQVREITPQEARDLLKTDDNVILLDVREPEEIALAAIPGSLNIPVGEIPARLYELQQHDEATILTLCHVGFRSLNVAHFLAQHGFEDLASIAGGIDAWSRTVDPTIPRY; encoded by the coding sequence ATGACCGACCCCGCCGCCGAGCAGGTCCGCGAGATCACCCCTCAAGAGGCCCGCGACCTTCTTAAGACAGACGACAACGTCATCCTGCTGGACGTCCGCGAACCCGAGGAGATCGCGCTCGCGGCCATCCCGGGAAGCCTGAACATCCCGGTGGGTGAGATCCCCGCCCGGCTCTATGAGCTCCAGCAGCACGATGAGGCCACCATCCTCACCCTGTGCCATGTGGGATTCAGGTCATTGAACGTAGCTCACTTCCTCGCTCAGCATGGGTTTGAGGACCTCGCTTCCATCGCGGGCGGGATTGACGCCTGGTCGCGAACTGTTGACCCCACGATCCCCAGGTATTAA
- a CDS encoding glycoside hydrolase family 43 protein: MKTFTNPILPIGPDPFALWHDGAYYAMVTEQTRIRLMKTTDITRLSEAESTVVFEPPINTGEDFPAACCLWAPEIHSVMGRWHIYFTATSADGDDLRRRIFVLCGPQADRDPMDGPWAYAGQLEIPVERYAIDGTVLEDAGRTYFLWSSKLTMTDGWWQHLMIAEMLDPLTLGDREVVLSAPTQAWERDLQPTNEGPQVLRHGSEVWLGYSGSAFWSTNYAIGFLRARSGDDLMDPASWTKMGRAFFRQKPEAGVYGPGHASFVRSPDGREDWLLYHAWATAEPEIRVEGRSPRLQRIEWTASGEPDLGEPVGLKTPLPVPSGTA, translated from the coding sequence TTGAAAACCTTTACCAACCCCATCCTCCCCATCGGTCCTGACCCCTTTGCCCTCTGGCACGACGGGGCTTACTACGCCATGGTCACGGAGCAGACCCGGATTCGGCTGATGAAGACCACGGACATCACCCGGCTATCAGAGGCAGAGAGCACCGTCGTGTTCGAGCCACCCATCAATACGGGTGAGGACTTCCCCGCGGCGTGTTGTCTCTGGGCGCCCGAGATTCATTCGGTCATGGGGCGTTGGCATATCTACTTCACAGCGACGTCAGCGGATGGTGATGATCTGCGCCGCCGGATTTTCGTGTTGTGCGGCCCGCAGGCTGATCGTGACCCCATGGACGGGCCGTGGGCGTATGCGGGCCAGTTGGAGATCCCGGTTGAGCGCTACGCGATCGACGGGACGGTGCTGGAGGACGCCGGGCGGACGTACTTCCTCTGGAGCAGCAAGCTGACGATGACGGATGGGTGGTGGCAGCACCTGATGATCGCCGAGATGCTGGACCCGTTGACGCTGGGGGATCGCGAGGTCGTGCTGTCCGCACCAACGCAGGCATGGGAGCGTGACCTCCAGCCAACGAACGAAGGCCCCCAGGTTCTCAGGCACGGGTCCGAGGTCTGGTTGGGGTATTCGGGCAGTGCGTTCTGGTCGACGAACTACGCAATCGGCTTTCTGCGGGCCAGGTCGGGTGATGATCTGATGGACCCGGCTTCGTGGACCAAGATGGGCCGTGCATTTTTCAGACAGAAGCCCGAGGCAGGGGTTTATGGCCCGGGGCACGCGAGTTTCGTGCGTTCGCCGGACGGTCGCGAGGACTGGCTGCTGTACCACGCCTGGGCGACAGCGGAGCCCGAGATCCGGGTTGAGGGGCGCAGCCCGCGGCTCCAGCGGATCGAGTGGACGGCATCAGGTGAGCCCGACCTCGGCGAGCCGGTGGGATTGAAGACGCCGTTGCCAGTGCCAAGCGGAACGGCTTAG